The Neospora caninum Liverpool complete genome, chromosome IV genome segment GCTTGTTTGCAGCATTTCGAGCTATACGGCCGCTGCGCCAGCGCCGTGGTGGTGCGTCGGCGAGATGGGACCAGCAAGGGGTACGGGTTCGTCGATTTCGAGGACGCCGAGTCCGCCCTCTGTGCGTTGCAGCAGGCGAATCAAGCTCACGTCGACGGCAAACGCCTGAAAGTGTTGCTAAAAACGGAATCCAAGAAACGCCCGCCGTATGCGCACGCGTCTGCAGACAGGGCGCAGGGTGCGCGGAAGAGCGGGCTGCCGAGTGCTGCGCTCCAGAGCCGAGAGCGATGCGGCCTAGGCGACGTCAGTAAGAAGAACCGCCGGGGAGCTGACGAGGACACAGAGCGTCTCGGCAATCTCGCTGCGTGtgggagagagcggggcggcggcgaggaagacaagagcggcgacgacgcgAGGGCCGCGCGTTCGTTTCGTGGAGCTGCGTTCCACCGCGGCGAGCTGGAGAGTGCGGAAAAGGgggcgaggggcgaggggCGCGCGCTCCAGTTGGGCAATTGCGACTCGCCGGAGGCTCCAATGGGAGCGTGCGGCCAGGatcgcgagaggagaagccaCGACGCGAGAGCTTTGGGCCACCGGCAGCCGACGTCCCTGTCGCGAGACAGGGGACCAGCGGGCGAGGTGGAGACACGCGAGCGCGTCCAGTCCGCGGGTGGCCGAGGCGCAGGAGCCGTGAGAGCGGACGCAGGGGGCGACAGCGCGCGCGGACGGTCGCCAGAtcgagcagaagaaagctTCCAGACAGGGGTTGCCTGTTTGGACCAGGCGATCGACGGGGATGGAGAGTGCCCCGACGGGACGGCCTCAGGGGACGCGCGCGCTCCGACGCCCGCGGGCGCGGACCTCGCGGAAGATGGAGTCCTTCCTgcaggagaggccgcgaacGGTCCGTCTGAAAGACGGGGATTACAAAGACCCGGAAATGCGCCAGGCCacgcgcgacgaagagacaaactcgccggcgccgcgcgcTACGGCAGACCGGACTGTAcagtcttcgtcttccaTGTCCCTCCAGAGTGGAGCGACTGGGACCTGAGAAGGGTGAGCTTTGGCGGTTGTGGTCCTATACCGTTGGTGAGGTCTTCTGGTGTGCTCGTAAGGACACAGtcagcgagacgcgaaacaggACGAGCGTCGTGAGAGTGACATCGAGGGAGTAACGATTGCAGAGGGGGTGGTACAGAGTCTCGCACCCAACTTGAATTGAGATGCAAGCAAGGTTGAACCGTGTAAACAGGATTTTAgagtttgtcttttttcgcgggCGGCCCGCGTCTGTAGCCGCGAGGCTGGCATGCGCAGGGGCGGTGTCTCGGTGTGCATGCGAACCCGGTTGGTGTTGATCAGCTGTCTTTTCCCGCCTCTGCCGCGACCTCGCGATGTGCTTTCTTCAGCACTTCCGCCACTTGGGACGCATCCGGGCGGCGACGATTCAGCGCGACAAAGACGACGGCCAGAGCCGCGGGTTCGGCTTCATCACTTTCGGCTCGCCCGCTGCTGCACTCAGCGCGGTCGCCGGCATGAACGGATTCCACACGGGAAACAAATATTTGAAGGTGATGTTGAAGAGCACGGACAGAGGCGATggaaagggcgaggaaggcggagaccgcgaggagagagagaaacgagagaagaaacggggaggTGAGGCGCGACTGGGTTGTGGAACGCGACGGGTTGGAAGCCACAGGGAAATCGGAAACACAAACAAAAAACCGGCACACACAGGGCAACGTGGACGGAGGCAGAACCGGTGAAGATTGTGCACAACCGAGTTACCTGAGACAGGGGTGAAACGCTTTCTTCTAACGGGTACCTGTGTCAAGGATGAGTAGTAGAGTCTCTCATCGTGAGGAATTGCAGGCCCCTGCCGCGTACCAAAAACGCGCGAGCACATTCCTGTTCCGTCTGAGAGTCTCGTCTTCTGGTCCTCGCTCTCAGGTACAAAGCACAGCAGCGTTCGTGGTTTTTGTCTCGTCATGTCCGTCGCATCTGATTTCAGACACCGTGTTCTATCTGTCTTCCCCGCCGTCGTTTTGTtgtcttccgttttccgttcttctctggaaGCCATCATCTGCATCCTTggtgcgtcgtcttctctcggtgtACCTGTAGCATATCGCTTTGTTCTGTACCCACCATGTAGCGACACCGCCTTTTGTGTGCTTCCTTTTGGTCTTCCAGAAGAGCAGGGACGAGGGACAGGCCCTAGCGCAGCCGAcggcgggcggcgaggcccgagtcagagaggagacaggggcgagcAAGGAGACTGGCACGGCTCGTCTGTGGGGCCGGCATCGAGGGGACACCATGGAGGGCCGTCGGGTTCGGCGTGTCGGGGCGGGCACCCCACGCGCGATCGCCCGGAAGGTCGACGAGGACCACGGGGCATCTCTTCGTGTCCGCTCTCGGGGAAAGCACTGCAGCTTGCGTCTGAGCCGCCACGGGCTTCGttgctcctcgccgccttgcCAGTCCCCGCTGAGTCCACGGAGTGGCCAGATCaggcagacgaaggcgcgtgCTCGCACACGCAGAGGCCGTCTCAGAGGAGTGCTGCAGCGGGAGGCTGTCGAGGCGAGGCAACGGACGAGCGCGTGAGCATGCCTTTGACCTCCCCGCTTGAGCCTTCTTTTTCGAGCGCGCCCTATGCCGCATCTCCCGGTGCTCTCGGGCACGCTCAGAGTCCCGCGCAGACGACGCCGGCTGGGTTgtgtggagacagaaaccaAGGTCTTTTGTGTGGCGGAGTGCCTCACGTGTTTCCCCTCTTGCCCGTTggcgacgggagaggaacgaCGCTAGGCGGGAAGGCAGGCG includes the following:
- a CDS encoding putative RNA recognition motif-containing protein; amino-acid sequence: MANSAPSPLVLGSPGSGGDGAGEKQGVSLNAPLPTEATRAASGALDSRPENGETGAGTHTGGSAPAGASRASRASAAAGESSLAPRESPEDRVLLPSSESSSASHCRLALESGESPTSGRRGPGDAAQVPATAGAPEADLSGRCLETASDSALCGLSVARSSGESGHGGYFVNREGPRERQGGGASEDAKREDAASTAVGGRGPREGAADGKREAGLNAVERTELCLNVMKTNVFVFQIPLSWTEDDLHQQFSEWGTITSVRVERKGDGRNRGYGFVCFSDAESAQRAVESMDGRVIEGKQLKVSLKKPRQQERHEERVPVVHAVQGASGAVKTRSGEEGRDEHGDPLPETRSTEQEKGRRTGAGPTGAVKCSLFVFHVPPLWGDEQLLKHFELYGRCASAVVVRRRDGTSKGYGFVDFEDAESALCALQQANQAHVDGKRLKVLLKTESKKRPPYAHASADRAQGARKSGLPSAALQSRERCGLGDVSKKNRRGADEDTERLGNLAACGRERGGGEEDKSGDDARAARSFRGAAFHRGELESAEKGARGEGRALQLGNCDSPEAPMGACGQDRERRSHDARALGHRQPTSLSRDRGPAGEVETRERVQSAGGRGAGAVRADAGGDSARGRSPDRAEESFQTGVACLDQAIDGDGECPDGTASGDARAPTPAGADLAEDGVLPAGEAANGPSERRGLQRPGNAPGHARRRDKLAGAARYGRPDCTVFVFHVPPEWSDWDLRRHFRHLGRIRAATIQRDKDDGQSRGFGFITFGSPAAALSAVAGMNGFHTGNKYLKVMLKSTDRGDGKGEEGGDREEREKREKKRGEEQGRGTGPSAADGGRRGPSQRGDRGEQGDWHGSSVGPASRGHHGGPSGSACRGGHPTRDRPEGRRGPRGISSCPLSGKALQLASEPPRASLLLAALPVPAESTEWPDQADEGACSHTQRPSQRSAAAGGCRGEATDERVSMPLTSPLEPSFSSAPYAASPGALGHAQSPAQTTPAGLCGDRNQGLLCGGVPHVFPLLPVGDGRGTTLGGKAGVGPHSHVRQSARVSAGSAVSGLHSQPLPRPQTWLSGAPPPPPHHQPMSAGKTGFLPQATSGCFASPPFVSEGLPTPYGHDPSSLSSLCLHHAPMSHDCGPVASSVGYHESVNEGMRLPPEIAMGAGGQARGHPSSHAPFFPSPFPSSSPAFVHTARSETGSRSGNPRARQGPESPVPAGPEGRGDEATGGGRPVRSQNPAY